A single region of the Candidatus Krumholzibacteriia bacterium genome encodes:
- a CDS encoding chalcone isomerase family protein, protein MKPWLVAAALCALIVAPMTTPAEEGQDIEVDGRHFAPTIAIEHDDTVHELHATGSHKRKKFFFSIYAAVAYVGGSDFWAVVERGAERSDWGELLLGAEGPHRMHLKMLRGLDATRITNGINEAIEKTATRPLEEIAEERERFVGLFDGELDEDQSLLMTWFHGEGLEIRIDEEVIDTIPGDDFARTFFEIYFGPEPIDDGMKEDLLRRVRGDD, encoded by the coding sequence ATGAAGCCCTGGCTCGTCGCCGCCGCACTCTGCGCGCTGATCGTCGCCCCCATGACCACGCCGGCCGAAGAAGGCCAGGACATCGAGGTCGACGGGCGCCACTTCGCCCCGACCATCGCGATCGAGCACGACGACACCGTGCACGAACTGCACGCGACGGGCTCGCACAAGCGCAAGAAGTTCTTCTTCAGCATCTACGCGGCCGTGGCCTACGTGGGCGGTTCGGACTTCTGGGCCGTCGTCGAGCGCGGGGCCGAGCGCAGCGACTGGGGCGAACTCCTGCTCGGAGCCGAGGGCCCCCACCGCATGCACCTGAAGATGCTGCGCGGTCTCGACGCCACCCGCATCACCAACGGCATCAACGAGGCGATCGAGAAGACGGCCACGCGCCCACTCGAGGAGATCGCCGAGGAGCGAGAGCGCTTCGTCGGGCTGTTCGACGGCGAACTCGACGAGGACCAGAGCCTTCTCATGACCTGGTTCCACGGCGAGGGACTCGAGATCCGGATCGACGAAGAGGTGATCGACACCATCCCCGGCGACGACTTCGCGCGCACCTTCTTCGAGATCTACTTCGGGCCGGAACCGATCGACGACGGGATGAAGGAAGACCTCCTCCGTCGCGTCCGCGGCGACGACTGA
- a CDS encoding glucose-1-phosphate adenylyltransferase: MRKRTSQVVTAILGGGQGARLWPLTRDRAKPAVPVGGRFRLIDIPISNSLHAGLDRIYLLTQFNTASLHRHISQTYRFDTFSRGFVNILAAEQTVTNRDWYQGTADAVRQNITRLTDGRPSEILVLSGDQLYLMDLGSFLRFHREREASVSIAVKAVTREQAKSFGIMHVDENGRIIAFVEKPQEEEQLDELTPPKGTFERMGLKDCSDDMLLASMGIYTFTTGVLEELLDDGASTDFGREVIPRAIEQHAVYAFPYDGYWEDIGTIPAFHRANLDLVETVPPLNLYDAERPIYTHARFLPGTKIQHCDIEQAILAEGAILEGSRVRRSIIGIRAVLRKNCELENTIFMGAGSYESPEEAEGRVPIGVGENCVIRNAICDLDTRIGDGAQLINEKGVEEYDAENYAIRGGIIVVPKGATIEPGTVI; encoded by the coding sequence ATGAGGAAGCGTACGAGCCAGGTGGTGACCGCGATCCTCGGTGGTGGACAGGGGGCGCGGCTGTGGCCGCTGACCCGCGACCGCGCCAAACCCGCCGTGCCGGTGGGTGGGCGCTTCCGGCTGATCGACATCCCGATCAGCAACAGCCTGCACGCCGGCCTCGACCGGATCTATCTCCTGACCCAGTTCAACACGGCGAGCCTGCACCGGCACATCTCGCAGACCTATCGCTTCGACACCTTCAGCCGCGGCTTCGTGAACATTCTCGCGGCCGAGCAGACGGTGACCAACCGCGACTGGTACCAGGGCACGGCCGACGCGGTGCGGCAGAACATCACGCGGCTGACCGACGGCCGGCCGAGCGAGATCCTCGTCCTGTCGGGCGACCAGCTCTATCTGATGGACCTCGGCTCGTTCCTGCGTTTCCACCGCGAGCGCGAGGCGTCGGTGAGCATCGCGGTGAAGGCCGTGACCCGCGAGCAGGCGAAGAGCTTCGGGATCATGCACGTCGACGAGAACGGGCGGATCATCGCCTTCGTCGAGAAGCCGCAGGAAGAGGAGCAGCTCGACGAGTTGACTCCACCGAAGGGCACGTTCGAGCGCATGGGCCTGAAGGACTGCAGCGACGACATGCTGCTGGCCAGCATGGGCATCTACACCTTCACCACCGGCGTGCTCGAGGAGCTGCTCGACGACGGCGCGTCGACGGACTTCGGCCGCGAGGTGATCCCGCGGGCCATCGAGCAACACGCCGTGTACGCCTTCCCCTACGACGGCTACTGGGAGGACATCGGCACGATTCCCGCGTTCCACCGCGCGAACCTCGACCTGGTCGAGACGGTGCCTCCGTTGAACCTCTACGACGCCGAGCGCCCCATCTACACGCACGCCCGTTTCCTGCCCGGCACCAAGATCCAGCACTGCGACATCGAGCAGGCGATCCTGGCCGAGGGAGCCATCCTCGAGGGAAGTCGGGTCAGGCGTTCGATCATCGGGATCCGTGCGGTTCTGCGCAAGAATTGCGAGCTCGAGAACACGATCTTCATGGGCGCGGGAAGCTACGAGTCCCCCGAGGAGGCCGAGGGCAGGGTCCCGATCGGCGTGGGCGAGAACTGCGTGATCCGCAATGCGATCTGCGACCTCGACACCCGTATCGGCGACGGCGCCCAGCTGATCAACGAGAAGGGCGTGGAGGAGTACGACGCGGAGAACTACGCCATCCGGGGTGGGATCATCGTCGTGCCGAAGGGGGCCACGATCGAACCGGGAACGGTGATCTGA